One genomic window of Mucilaginibacter sp. SJ includes the following:
- a CDS encoding VOC family protein, which translates to MASTINIPENYQAVMPYLIVKNGAQFIGFTQKVFGATEQFKTMRDEHTIMHAEVNINGSTIMFADCTDTYQQQNAGMFVYVENCDETYQKALDSGAESIMPPADQPYGRSAGVTDPFGNTWWITNPL; encoded by the coding sequence ATGGCCTCAACAATAAACATTCCCGAAAATTACCAGGCTGTTATGCCTTACCTCATTGTTAAAAACGGTGCTCAGTTTATCGGGTTTACCCAAAAGGTTTTTGGCGCAACCGAACAATTTAAAACCATGCGCGACGAACATACCATTATGCACGCCGAGGTTAACATCAATGGCAGCACCATCATGTTTGCTGATTGTACCGATACTTACCAACAGCAAAATGCAGGTATGTTTGTATATGTAGAAAACTGTGACGAAACTTACCAGAAGGCCCTTGATAGCGGAGCCGAAAGCATTATGCCGCCGGCCGATCAACCATACGGCAGGAGCGCAGGGGTAACAGATCCATTCGGAAATACATGGTGGATCACTAATCCGTTATAA
- a CDS encoding DUF2683 family protein — translation MTTLTIHPANADQETAIRIFLDALHVDYKTSEIANDTAYLLSSEANAQHLQKSIEQEHQGKVTKLNLDNIWKP, via the coding sequence ATGACAACATTAACCATACATCCTGCAAATGCAGATCAGGAAACTGCTATCCGGATTTTTTTGGATGCCCTGCATGTTGATTATAAAACAAGCGAAATAGCGAATGATACTGCTTACTTGCTTTCTTCAGAAGCCAATGCTCAACATCTGCAAAAATCAATTGAGCAAGAGCATCAAGGTAAAGTCACCAAACTTAACCTTGATAATATATGGAAGCCATAA
- a CDS encoding serine hydrolase domain-containing protein, protein MIKNKWGRVPLVLLGFALFNTACAQNPPLTGQAFIAEERLVGNSTVLLNNASYLVPLQKLEDFKIASVHFNNQYAAVFDSLLNKYNSVQLFDGGAYSGNKTLANLTSDLKFYNTIIVQVNDADLSNPDVIDFISTNQKNKNIIVAAFGSGSLLGKLDVITAPVIWTERVSQVSAMYSAEAIFGGVSISQKLAKNYSAVYKMGMGFATEKTRLQYTVPEEAGINAANLQGIDKIAQEAIREHATPGCVVLVAKDGKVIFNKAYGYHTYDNVIPDKLTDIFDLASMTKVSATTMETMQLTDQGKLSLEKTLGDYIPLARKSNKNDIRIREVLLHQAGLIPDIQSFEKVKPTDHSTDSSAAYPTKVSDHYYLRKDYYKDVMLPDMLNSPLKTRGQYVYSDVSMLFMQEVVENITAVPLNIYVQQHFYTPLGMQTAGFLPLYRFTPDRIIPTENDKEYRMSLLDGYVHDPTAALLGGVAGHAGLFGSANDVAILYQMILNKGSYGGAQYFKPEVVDLFTSKQSPVSRRGLGFDRWDPIAERHYPSKLASDQAFGHTGFTGTCIWVDPKYNLVYVFLSNRVNPSVASKLLSLNIRPRIQDVVYEAITKGL, encoded by the coding sequence ATGATAAAAAATAAATGGGGCCGTGTTCCTTTAGTACTATTAGGGTTTGCATTATTTAATACCGCTTGCGCGCAAAATCCGCCGTTAACAGGGCAGGCCTTCATTGCCGAAGAAAGGTTGGTTGGCAACTCCACCGTGTTACTTAACAATGCCTCATACCTGGTGCCGCTGCAAAAGCTGGAGGATTTTAAAATTGCCAGTGTGCATTTCAATAACCAGTACGCCGCCGTTTTTGATAGCTTGCTTAATAAATATAACAGTGTACAGCTATTTGATGGTGGCGCTTATTCGGGTAATAAAACGCTGGCCAATCTTACTTCCGATCTGAAGTTTTACAATACCATTATAGTACAGGTAAATGATGCCGATTTAAGCAATCCGGATGTGATTGACTTTATCAGTACCAATCAAAAAAACAAGAATATAATTGTCGCGGCTTTTGGCAGTGGTTCGCTATTGGGCAAGCTTGATGTTATAACCGCCCCCGTGATCTGGACGGAACGGGTATCACAGGTATCGGCAATGTACAGTGCCGAAGCTATATTCGGCGGGGTAAGTATCTCTCAAAAATTAGCGAAAAACTATAGCGCCGTTTATAAAATGGGGATGGGCTTTGCTACTGAGAAAACGAGACTGCAATATACCGTTCCTGAAGAAGCCGGTATAAATGCTGCCAATTTGCAGGGCATTGATAAGATAGCACAGGAAGCTATCCGTGAGCATGCCACTCCCGGCTGCGTGGTATTGGTTGCTAAAGATGGTAAGGTGATATTTAATAAAGCTTACGGTTATCACACCTATGATAATGTAATACCCGACAAACTGACCGACATTTTTGACCTTGCTTCTATGACCAAAGTATCGGCAACCACCATGGAAACCATGCAGCTTACCGATCAGGGTAAATTAAGCCTGGAGAAAACCCTTGGCGATTATATTCCCCTTGCCCGTAAAAGCAATAAGAACGACATCCGGATCCGCGAAGTGCTGTTGCACCAGGCGGGCCTGATCCCCGATATCCAGTCGTTTGAAAAGGTAAAGCCAACTGATCACAGTACCGATTCGTCTGCCGCCTATCCAACAAAGGTATCTGATCATTATTACCTGCGCAAAGACTATTATAAAGATGTAATGCTGCCCGATATGCTGAACTCGCCGTTAAAAACGCGCGGGCAGTATGTATATAGTGATGTTAGCATGCTATTTATGCAGGAGGTTGTTGAAAACATTACTGCCGTGCCGCTCAACATTTATGTACAGCAGCATTTTTATACCCCGCTGGGAATGCAAACTGCAGGCTTCTTACCCTTATACCGCTTTACGCCCGACAGGATAATCCCTACCGAAAATGATAAGGAGTACCGAATGTCATTACTGGATGGATATGTACATGACCCAACAGCAGCGCTTTTAGGCGGCGTTGCCGGGCATGCCGGTTTATTTGGCAGTGCCAATGATGTGGCCATATTATACCAGATGATTTTAAACAAGGGGAGTTATGGTGGTGCTCAATATTTTAAACCGGAGGTTGTTGACCTGTTCACCTCCAAACAATCGCCGGTGAGCCGCCGCGGACTGGGTTTTGACCGCTGGGATCCGATAGCCGAAAGACATTATCCTTCAAAGCTGGCATCAGATCAGGCTTTTGGACATACCGGTTTCACAGGCACCTGTATCTGGGTTGATCCTAAATACAACCTGGTATATGTATTCCTGTCAAACAGGGTGAACCCATCGGTAGCCAGTAAGCTGTTGAGCCTTAACATCAGGCCAAGGATTCAGGATGTGGTTTATGAGGCTATAACTAAAGGCTTGTAA
- a CDS encoding amidohydrolase has product MKRLLPALLLLAAACKQKEYNADMLVKNAVVYTVDSNFTTASAFVVSGGKILAVGNADSLEQKYNAREVVDAQGAAVYPGFIDAHAHFYEYGMGLQEVNLVGTHSWPEIIDSVKAYSERNTDGWIIGNGWDQNDWTNKHFPDKAKLDSLFPMRPVILSRVDGHAAIANQAALNIAGVKPGQTINGGEIETSNGKLTGILVDNAVGIVTRKIPQPTAAIIDTALLSAQKNCFAAGLTTVDDCGLPYTMINTIAELQNKGDLKMRLYVMLADRQENYDYLFKKGIIKTPRLNVRAFKVYADGALGSRGACLLKPYADSAKWSGFLLSNPKHFEEIAPKIAARGFQMCTHAIGDSAVRVMLKIYATNLKGKNDLRWRIEHAQVVSPQDLDMFGQYSIVPSVQPTHATSDMYWAGKRLGRERLKTAYAYKQLLKQNGWIPLGTDFPVENINPLYTFYAAVERKDLKGFPEGGFQSENALSRIEALKGMTLWAAKANFEEKEKGSIEPGKYADFVILDKDIMKVKGSEIPATKVTQTYINGVKVYDKK; this is encoded by the coding sequence ATGAAGAGACTATTGCCCGCGCTGCTATTACTGGCAGCAGCCTGCAAACAAAAGGAATACAATGCCGATATGCTGGTAAAAAACGCGGTTGTGTACACCGTAGATAGCAATTTTACAACAGCAAGCGCATTTGTAGTAAGCGGAGGAAAGATACTTGCAGTAGGCAATGCCGATTCCCTTGAACAAAAATACAACGCCCGCGAAGTGGTTGACGCGCAGGGTGCCGCGGTTTATCCGGGCTTTATTGACGCCCACGCCCATTTTTATGAATATGGTATGGGCCTGCAGGAAGTAAACCTGGTAGGTACCCATAGCTGGCCCGAAATTATTGACTCGGTAAAAGCTTATTCCGAACGTAATACCGATGGCTGGATCATTGGTAATGGCTGGGACCAAAACGACTGGACTAATAAACATTTCCCCGATAAGGCAAAGCTGGATTCGCTGTTCCCGATGAGGCCGGTGATCCTTAGCCGTGTAGACGGGCACGCCGCCATAGCCAACCAGGCCGCACTGAACATTGCCGGTGTTAAACCGGGGCAAACCATTAACGGCGGCGAAATAGAAACCAGTAACGGGAAACTTACCGGCATTTTGGTTGATAACGCGGTAGGCATAGTTACCCGTAAAATTCCGCAACCTACGGCCGCTATTATAGATACAGCCCTGCTATCGGCGCAAAAAAATTGTTTTGCCGCTGGCTTAACTACCGTTGATGATTGCGGGCTGCCTTATACCATGATAAACACCATTGCCGAGCTGCAAAATAAAGGCGACCTGAAAATGCGCCTGTATGTGATGCTGGCCGACCGACAGGAGAATTATGACTACCTCTTTAAGAAGGGAATCATTAAAACGCCCCGTTTAAATGTAAGGGCTTTTAAAGTTTATGCCGATGGCGCCCTCGGTTCAAGAGGGGCCTGCCTGCTAAAACCCTATGCCGACTCGGCCAAATGGAGCGGCTTTTTGTTGAGTAACCCAAAGCATTTTGAAGAAATAGCTCCAAAAATAGCGGCCCGCGGTTTCCAGATGTGTACCCATGCCATTGGCGATTCGGCAGTGCGGGTAATGCTTAAGATTTATGCTACTAATTTAAAAGGCAAAAACGACCTGAGGTGGCGTATCGAGCACGCGCAGGTAGTATCACCGCAAGACCTGGATATGTTTGGCCAATACAGTATTGTCCCATCGGTACAGCCTACGCACGCGACATCAGATATGTACTGGGCCGGTAAAAGACTGGGCCGCGAACGGCTTAAAACGGCTTATGCCTATAAACAATTGTTAAAGCAAAACGGTTGGATCCCTTTGGGTACCGATTTCCCGGTTGAGAACATTAATCCGCTTTATACGTTCTATGCAGCGGTTGAGCGCAAGGATTTGAAAGGTTTCCCGGAAGGTGGTTTTCAGTCTGAAAACGCCCTAAGCCGGATTGAAGCATTAAAGGGAATGACCCTTTGGGCTGCCAAAGCCAATTTTGAAGAAAAAGAAAAAGGCAGCATTGAACCCGGTAAATACGCCGACTTCGTGATATTGGACAAAGATATTATGAAAGTAAAAGGCAGCGAGATCCCGGCAACCAAAGTGACCCAAACCTATATAAACGGAGTTAAAGTATATGATAAAAAATAA
- the mutL gene encoding DNA mismatch repair endonuclease MutL, giving the protein MSDIIQLLPDAVANQIAAGEVVQRPASAVKELVENAIDAGADKIQLIIKDAGKSLIQVIDNGCGMSLTDARMCFERHATSKIRKAEDLFAIRTMGFRGEAMASIAAIAQVELKTRRHEDELGSCITIEGSEVISQEPCAANAGTSISIKNLFYNTPARRNFLKSNPVEMRHIIDEFQRVALAHPEIFFTLHHDSQEVYHLPGTTLKQRIVHLFGNNYNQRLVPVEEDTTIIKLRGFVGKPEFARKTRGEQFFFVNNRFIRDSYLNHAVTTAFEELLPDDCFPFYVLFIDIDPSKIDINVHPTKTEIKYQDEKAIYAIIRSAVKRSLGRYNITPSLDFDQENSIEHLITPKPFEEIIAPTISFNPNFNPFADKAEKPRQEHPFLRESGGYKKDPIPQNWDTLYEISKKETLFQHEIHEEKTIAVDEQDVSKPSERQLFQIHNRFILSQIKSGFMLINQQAAHERILYERFLQQLQNHSGVSQQSLFPQSVTLNGADFELLKELLPDIRSLGFDIREFGKNTVVVEGIPAELNNVGEHELLEHLLEGFKNNMAILKLDKRDNLARSLARNGAIKSGTKLSLEEMNQLIDQLFACESPNQALNGKPVISTFTMNELMERFEK; this is encoded by the coding sequence ATGTCAGACATTATTCAGCTTTTACCGGATGCCGTTGCCAACCAGATTGCCGCAGGCGAAGTAGTGCAGCGACCGGCTTCTGCGGTAAAGGAATTGGTAGAAAACGCTATTGATGCAGGGGCCGACAAGATCCAGCTTATTATTAAAGATGCCGGTAAATCACTGATCCAGGTTATTGATAATGGCTGCGGCATGAGCCTTACCGATGCCCGCATGTGCTTTGAGCGTCATGCAACTTCAAAAATACGCAAGGCCGAAGATCTGTTTGCTATTCGTACCATGGGTTTCAGGGGCGAGGCCATGGCATCCATCGCCGCTATTGCCCAGGTAGAGCTGAAAACCCGCCGCCATGAAGATGAACTGGGCAGTTGTATAACTATTGAAGGCTCCGAAGTAATAAGCCAGGAGCCATGTGCAGCTAACGCGGGCACATCCATCTCCATAAAAAACCTGTTTTATAACACCCCTGCCCGCCGTAATTTTTTAAAGAGCAACCCGGTAGAGATGCGCCATATTATTGACGAGTTTCAACGTGTGGCCTTAGCACATCCCGAAATTTTTTTTACCCTTCACCATGATAGCCAGGAAGTTTATCATTTGCCGGGCACTACGCTTAAACAAAGGATAGTACACCTGTTTGGCAATAATTATAACCAGCGGCTGGTACCTGTTGAAGAAGATACAACTATTATTAAGTTGCGCGGTTTTGTAGGCAAACCGGAGTTTGCGCGTAAAACCCGCGGCGAGCAGTTCTTTTTTGTAAACAACCGCTTCATCCGCGATTCGTACCTTAATCATGCTGTAACAACAGCGTTTGAAGAACTATTGCCCGATGATTGTTTTCCGTTTTATGTGTTGTTCATCGATATCGACCCTTCAAAAATTGATATCAACGTACACCCTACTAAAACGGAGATCAAGTATCAGGACGAAAAGGCTATTTATGCCATAATCCGGTCGGCAGTGAAGCGGTCGTTAGGCAGATATAACATTACGCCCAGCCTGGATTTTGACCAGGAAAACAGTATCGAGCACCTGATCACCCCCAAACCGTTTGAGGAGATCATCGCCCCTACTATTTCCTTTAATCCAAACTTTAACCCATTTGCAGATAAAGCAGAAAAGCCCCGGCAGGAACATCCCTTTTTAAGGGAGAGCGGAGGTTATAAAAAAGACCCCATTCCACAAAACTGGGATACTTTGTATGAGATCAGCAAAAAGGAAACCCTTTTTCAGCACGAGATCCACGAGGAAAAAACCATAGCGGTTGATGAGCAGGATGTAAGTAAACCAAGCGAGCGGCAACTGTTCCAGATCCATAACCGGTTTATCCTGTCGCAAATAAAATCGGGCTTTATGCTCATTAACCAGCAGGCCGCGCATGAGCGTATTTTGTACGAACGCTTTTTACAGCAGCTGCAAAATCATTCGGGGGTGAGCCAGCAAAGCTTATTTCCGCAGTCGGTAACACTAAACGGTGCCGATTTTGAGTTATTGAAAGAGCTTTTGCCTGATATCCGGTCGCTGGGTTTTGACATTCGCGAATTTGGGAAAAACACTGTGGTAGTAGAGGGGATCCCGGCCGAACTGAACAACGTTGGTGAGCATGAGCTTTTAGAACATTTACTGGAAGGTTTTAAAAACAATATGGCCATCCTTAAATTAGATAAACGGGATAACCTGGCCCGGTCACTGGCCCGTAACGGCGCTATTAAATCAGGAACAAAGCTATCCCTGGAGGAAATGAACCAGCTTATCGACCAGCTTTTTGCCTGTGAATCACCTAACCAGGCATTGAATGGTAAGCCTGTAATCAGTACCTTTACTATGAACGAATTAATGGAACGATTTGAAAAATAG
- a CDS encoding rhomboid family intramembrane serine protease, translating into MNGYNQSPFANLTPVVKNLLIINIICFIPVLMFDKGVNGPNPIADNFGMFYFNSPNFRVWEIITYMFVHGGFAHIFFNMFALFSFGSIVEYRMGSKKFFNFYFICGIGAIFFQMLVQAYEVHAITGAFTIADPALDQSYLAFGQQQAIKLYGIYHTSIVGASGAIFGLLIAFGMLYPNMELMIMFIPVPIKAKYIIPVYVVLELYLGFQQFAGDSVAHFAHIGGAILGYIMVKIWRLQ; encoded by the coding sequence ATGAACGGATACAATCAATCGCCTTTTGCCAACCTTACACCTGTTGTTAAAAACCTGCTGATTATAAACATTATTTGTTTTATACCGGTTTTGATGTTTGATAAAGGGGTAAACGGCCCTAACCCCATTGCCGATAACTTTGGGATGTTCTATTTTAATTCGCCTAATTTCAGGGTATGGGAAATAATTACTTACATGTTTGTACATGGAGGTTTTGCACACATATTCTTTAATATGTTCGCTCTTTTTTCATTCGGCTCAATAGTTGAATACCGGATGGGATCGAAAAAATTTTTTAACTTTTATTTTATCTGCGGCATAGGAGCCATATTTTTTCAAATGCTTGTACAGGCTTACGAAGTACATGCGATAACCGGTGCTTTCACAATTGCCGATCCTGCTCTTGATCAATCTTACCTTGCTTTTGGTCAGCAGCAGGCAATAAAATTATACGGTATATACCATACGTCAATTGTGGGCGCTTCTGGTGCTATATTTGGATTATTGATTGCATTTGGAATGCTTTATCCTAATATGGAATTAATGATCATGTTTATCCCAGTGCCAATAAAAGCAAAATATATAATTCCAGTATATGTGGTATTGGAGCTATATCTGGGTTTTCAACAATTTGCAGGCGATTCAGTGGCTCATTTTGCGCATATTGGAGGAGCGATACTCGGATATATCATGGTTAAAATTTGGCGTTTACAATGA
- a CDS encoding rhomboid family protein: MSTLWQNIHYKMLRSGNRLNLLIGINVIVFLAINISAIVEQLLTHFGGSIILLYADKYLNMPAYLPDLLKRFWTPLTYMFMHAGILHILFNMLWLYWMGQIFEEYLGNKRTIGLYLMGGLAGALLYLLALNLLPAFTSANAAQTSTIVGASASVMAIVVATATLLPNYTISLILFGPVKLKWLVFVILVIDFLGIVGANAGGEIAHLGGALMGFVYIKQLQKGHDWVGGIAGLFKRKPRLKVVSNNMGKNASDYPRQEEVDRILDKISQSGYNSLSKQEREILSRASKQE; the protein is encoded by the coding sequence ATGAGCACCCTTTGGCAAAATATCCACTACAAAATGCTGCGCTCCGGCAATAGGCTGAACCTGCTTATAGGCATTAATGTGATTGTTTTTCTGGCGATAAACATTTCGGCAATAGTTGAACAGTTACTAACGCATTTTGGGGGCAGTATCATTTTACTTTATGCCGATAAGTATTTAAACATGCCGGCATATCTGCCCGATTTGCTGAAGCGCTTTTGGACGCCTTTAACCTATATGTTCATGCATGCAGGTATACTTCATATCCTGTTCAACATGCTTTGGCTTTATTGGATGGGACAGATATTTGAAGAGTACCTTGGTAATAAACGTACTATAGGTTTATACTTAATGGGCGGCCTGGCCGGGGCTTTGTTATACCTGCTGGCGTTAAACCTGCTGCCTGCATTTACCAGTGCTAACGCTGCACAGACCAGTACTATAGTTGGTGCGTCGGCCAGTGTAATGGCCATTGTTGTGGCAACGGCCACCCTGTTGCCCAACTACACCATATCATTAATTTTATTTGGACCGGTAAAATTAAAATGGCTGGTATTTGTAATCCTGGTTATTGATTTTTTGGGTATAGTTGGTGCAAACGCGGGCGGCGAAATTGCACACCTGGGTGGTGCTTTAATGGGGTTTGTATATATTAAGCAATTGCAAAAAGGCCATGATTGGGTGGGCGGAATAGCCGGGCTGTTTAAACGAAAACCCAGGTTAAAAGTAGTTTCAAATAATATGGGCAAAAATGCCTCCGACTATCCGCGGCAGGAAGAGGTCGACCGCATTTTAGACAAAATATCGCAATCGGGCTACAATAGTTTAAGCAAACAGGAGCGGGAAATTTTATCGCGTGCAAGCAAACAGGAATAA